The following proteins come from a genomic window of Sebastes fasciatus isolate fSebFas1 chromosome 6, fSebFas1.pri, whole genome shotgun sequence:
- the mlxip gene encoding MLX-interacting protein isoform X2, producing the protein MSLLQAYRVPPPCVKQEQEEDSDAEETHLLLGFRRTEDGLETQIIHSGHFMVSSPHSEHPPKKGYDFDTVNKQTCQTYHFGKASMSHLSIDASLTKLFECMTLAYSGKLVSPKWKNFKGLKLLWRDKIRLNNAIWRAWYMQYVERRENPVCHFATPLDGNMDMDVHRPAEGSGSDGKCWKRRIEIVIREYHKWRTYFKKRLQKHKDDDLSSLLKDEETAARRHSRRNNETPLPMEMDPLFDMDVLMSEFSDTLFSTLASHQPIAWPNPREIAHAGNADMIQPGLIPLQPNLDFMDSFDPLQDLFHSLRQPVFPSVSPTAPSVTPLPSSSSKSQAQLMSSLLTSNHISPPGPLPIPSPMGQTSQTSQTSRTVGGDAAYGQNYMRLFPGQVAPSDQAVVSSVSLSHDPLVQCLPVQDMASAATMGPSPLDNTSALDETVAPTVIVHTASSAVTPSDTAPTFSHASDYSSISSQPPPSQLKPVAPLPAAPVQHPQTFALPRPFQSSSANKTRPVQRIAPANTLPQSHLILTAPFPGHANAVIVTPAPLKADVVRNTGVVITPSQLGGAPGFRVVSQTQKSPQPIVPKEKSSSRKNQKASSSVGPSQPVSGQGSPLGLDQVPSPQSLISSSSTPLVKSEQNQSRRTTHISAEQKRRSNINIGFKTLCNLVPTLKAQSNISNAVTLQKTVDHIGKLQQERQQMQEEVKRLREEIEELNVSINSCHEQLPATGVPVRRNRFDHMQDRFNEYVKNRTLQNWKFWIFSIIIKPLFESFNAMVSTTSRAELCQTTLQWLDRHCSLPMLRPMVLSTLRQLSTTTSILSDPSLLPEEAILAVTQTDV; encoded by the exons ATGTCTCTGCTGCAGGCATACCGTGTTCCTCCTCCGTGTGTgaagcaggagcaggaggaggactcGGACGCGGAGGAGACTCATCTGCTGCTGGGTTTtaggaggacagaggacgggCTGGAGACTCAGATCATCCACAGTGGACACTTCATGGTGTCCTCTCCGCACAGCGAGCACCCTCCCAAGAAGGGCTACGACTTCGACACTGTCAACAAGCAGACCTGTCAGACCTACCACTTTGGCAAGGCGAGCATGTCTCACCTCTCCATAGACGCCTCTCTGACCAAGCTGTTTGAGTGCATGACTCTGGCGTACag TGGTAAGTTGGTATCTCCCAAATGGAAGAACTTCAAAGGTCTAAAACTGCTTTGGAGAGACAAGATCCGCCTCAACAACGCCATATGGAGAGCCTGGTATATGCAGT ATGTGGAGAGAAGGGAGAATCCTGTTTGTCACTTTGCAACTCCGCTGGATGGAAATATGGACATGGACGTCCATCGTCCTGCAGAG GGCAGTGGATCAGACGGGAAATGCTGGAAAAGACGAATTGAAATCGTCATAAGAGAATACCACAAGTGGAGAACATACTTTAAAAAAAGG TTACAGAAGCACAAAGATGATGACCTCTCAAGCTTGCTTAAG GATGAAGAGACCGCTGCACGCCGTCACTCTCGCAGGAATAATGAAACTCCTCTCCCCATGGAGATGGACCCCCTCTTTGACATGGACGTTCTGATGTCTGAGTTTTCAGACACGTTGTTCTCTACGTTGGCCTCGCACCAGCCCATAGCCTGGCCTAATCCACGGGAGATTG CTCATGCAGGGAACGCAGACATGATCCAACCAGGACTCATCCCTCTACAACCCAACCTAGACTTCATGGACTCCTTTGATCCACTGCAAG ACTTATTTCACAGCCTCCGTCAGCCCGTCTTCCCCTCTGTTTCACCCACTGCACCATCTGTCACCCCTCTACCCAGCAGCAGCTCTAAGTCACAG GCCCAGTTAATGTCCTCCCTGCTCACCAGCAACCACATCTCCCCTCCTGGTCCCCTGCCCATCCCCTCTCCCATGGGTCAAACCAGTCAAACCAGTCAAACCAGTCGAACAGTTGGCGGTGATGCTGCCTATGGACAAAACTACATGCGTCTGTTTCCTGGGCAGGTGGCGCCCAGTGATCAAGCAGTAGTCTCCTCAGTCTCATTATCCCATGATCCTCTGGTACAGTGCCTTCCAGTTCAGGACATGGCCTCAGCAGCAACCATGGGTCCATCTCCCTTGGACAACACCTCAGCACTGGATGAGACCGTAGCACCAACTGTGATCGTACACACGgcctcctctgctgtcacaCCCAGCGATACAGCCCCCACCTTCAGCCACGCCTCAGACTATAGCTCCATATCCTCACAACCTCCTCCTTCCCAGCTCAAGCCCGTAGCTCCATTACCTGCCGCTCCTGTCCAGCACCCTCAGACTTTTGCCCTGCCTCGCCCCTTTCAGTCATCCAGTGCCAACAAAACCCGCCCTGTGCAAAGGATCGCTCCTGCTAACACCCTCCCCCAGTCCCACCTCATCCTCACAG CCCCGTTCCCAGGTCACGCCAATGCTGTCATTGTTACACCAGCACCTCTGAAAGCAGATGTGGTCCGTAACACTGGAGTGGTCATCACTCCTTCTCAACTTGGAGGG GCTCCTGGATTTCGTGTTGTGTCTCAGACACAGAAGTCTCCCCAGCCGATTGTCCCCAAAGAAAAGTCTTCCAGCCGCAAAAATCAGAAAGCCTCTTCTAGTGTCG GTCCCAGTCAGCCAGTATCAGGTCAAGGATCACCACTTGGACTGGATCAAGTTCCTAGTCCTCAGTCActgatcagcagcagcagtacacCTCTGGTAAAGAGTGAACAAAatcag AGCCGGAGGACAACACACATATCTGCTGAGCAAAAGAGACGATCAAACATAAACATTGGCTTTAAAACACTCTGCAACCTGGTTCCAACTCTAAAGGCACAATCTAAT ATCAGTAATGCAGTCACATTGCAGAAGACAGTGGATCACATTGGGAAGCTCCAACAGGAGAGGCAGCAGATGCAGGAAGAGGTCAAGAGACTACGGGAGGAGATAGAGGAGCTCAACGTCTCCATTAA CTCGTGTCACGAACAGCTGCCTGCGACAGGGGTACCCGTCAGGCGGAATCGCTTCGACCACATGCAAGACAGGTTCAATGAATACGTAAAGAACCGCACTCTTCAGAACTGGAAGTTCTGGATC TTCAGCATCATTATCAAGCCTCTCTTTGAGTCGTTCAACGCGATGGTGTCAACTACAAGCAGGGCAGAGCTGTGTCAGACCACACTGCAATGGCTCGATCGTCACTGCTCCCTTCCAATGCTCAGACCCA TGGTGCTGAGTACTCTTCGCCAGCTGAGTACAACCACGTCCATACTTAGTGATCCATCCCTGCTGCCTGAAGAAGCCATACTGGCCGTCACACAAACCGATGTGTAG
- the cfap251 gene encoding cilia- and flagella-associated protein 251: MSDAEVEEELVESSGVSREETEDDIKMRGQSQVYTATRDTLFPKKIAHTETHALSLRWVFGKNPALPAFSLQDHDQLVILYAGAHVGVIYNHTLNSQHTLQGYCRPVSCMCVSEDRRWIATADQGPKSTVMIWDSYSSIPVQTLFDCHPEGGVIAMALSRDSKHLVTLGAEEVQRVCIWDWTNETDEPLWFTELNPNHGFQDSIIFNPNDSTQLLSSNERQVLFYSLAQGSLQYFTLKLEKPSRGAQTFNMAGMSLSQSVFHWREPQILTATAGGSLLVWDVTEDLATDQNFPIDRVRLIDLQNDPITALAVTDRCIVTGDTRGHIKFYDEDFMLLTLYCEFNLDAIVSISFSKECTDGYMHGCTLEAKPFILRNFVVSTVSSTVAHVDTQKGTCEILLHKECEPIHAVACHPKQPAVAMGNRRGVLKVWDYNDKVVIYSRVFETEKQIQCVTFDPQGSYLAVGFGSGAVHILNLSTSQSDPDECFHYTEDGIHHITFSSDSKYLATADAGKAVTVFRLQTNEGCLPRWAYMGRHRSHYKPIIDLLFGVHLDSTQPRLLSLGMDRCLVEYDLEKSDLNKLIILSSERIEQSAVPSGMTWYPPLTAEQFLLVVSDQYKMKLFNSTTKMCRKTLLGPTYGSPIKTTVVLPMSKEAETNSYYLAYITEDKVGLQILPLDGNPYNSSAVICHPTGVSTFACSYDGLFVFTAGRSDCTVLSWEISLNVLEAAAALGGKDVTPFYALLEGGRDGKFYREMEDFFYFCQIRDQGADSMEIRKLSTKIPLSEVPSLMRALAYFPTEQEIEHMHNEVKFSKYAETGKYVTDIDLEEFIKLYVNHRPAFSSNELVQAFHILGDRDNTGQPVLQRHELLELLQARGEHMTEEEVAECFTTLLGLNEEEEEDTGGVGERSEHDIYKSDSGESEYSLACVIPDEISMETFTGHILGFPSPAEQSGRSSPPE, translated from the exons ATGTCAGATGCTGAAGTTGAGGAAGAGTTGGTGGAGAGTTCAGGAGTTAGTAGAGAGGAAACAGAGGATGACATCAAGATGAGAGGGCAGTCTCAAGTCTACACTGCAACCAGAGACACACTCTTCCCAAAGAAGATAGCTCACACTGAAACACATGCATTG tcactaaGGTGGGTGTTTGGGAAGAATCCTGCTCTTCCTGCCTTCAGTCTGCAAGACCACGATCAGCTGGTGATCCTCTATGCTGGAGCTCATGTTGGGGTCATCTACAATCACACCTTAAACTCCCAGCACACACTTCAG GGTTACTGCCGCCCCGtctcatgcatgtgtgtgagtgaagacagacGCTGGATTGCAACAGCAGACCAGGGGCCGAAAAGCACAGTGATGATATGGGACTCCTACTCTAG CATTCCTGTACAGACATTGTTTGATTGCCACCCTGAGGGGGGTGTCATTGCGATGGCATTGTCAAGAGACTCAAAACATCTGGTGACACTCGGGGCTGAGGAAGTTCAA CGTGTGTGTATTTGGGATTGGACAAATGAAACAGATGAACCCTTGTGGTTTACTGAACTCAATCCTAACCATGGTTTCCAA GACAGCATCATTTTTAATCCAAATGATAGCACTCAGCTGCTCAGCAGCAATGAACGCCAGGTGTTATTTTACAGCCTG GCCCAGGGAAGTCTGCAATACTTTACCCTAAAGCTTGAGAAG CCTTCTCGAGGCGCTCAAACTTTCAACATGGCTGGCATGTCACTGAGCCAGTCTGTGTTTCACTGGAGAGAGCCTCAGATCCTGACTGCGACTGCAGGAGGCAGCCTTTTGGTGTGGGATGTGACGGAAGACTTGGCTACAGACCAAAACTTCCCCATAGATAGAGTCCGTCTCATTGACCTTCAGAACGATCCCATCACTGCTCTCGCCGTAACTGACAG ATGCATCGTGACTGGTGACACTCGAGGCCATATCAAGTTTTATGATGAAGACTTCATGCTTCTCACTTTGTACTGTGAATTCAACCTGGACGCTATTGTTTCCATTTCCTTTTCCAAAGAGTGCACAGACGGATACATGCACGGCTGCACTCTGGAGGCAAAACCATTCATACTCAG GAACTTTGTTGTGTCCACAGTCAGTTCCACGGTGGCACACGTGGATACACAGAAGGGCACCTGTGAAATCCTGCTACATAAGGAATGTGAGCCTATACATGCAGTGGCCTGTCACCCCAAACAGCCAGCCGTGGCCATGGGCAATCGAAGGGGTGTTTTAAAAGTGTGGGACTATAACGACAAAGTGGTCATCTACAGCAGGGTCTTCGAGACGGAGAAGCAGATTCAGTGTGTCACTTTTGACCCTCAAG GATCATACCTGGCCGTTGGCTTTGGCAGCGGAGCGGTTCACATACTGAACCTCAGCACTTCACAAAGTGACCCAGATGAGTGTTTCCATTACACTGAAGATGGCATCCATCACATCACTTTCTCCTCAGACTCAAAGTATCTTGCCACTGCG GATGCTGGGAAAGCAGTGACGGTATTCCGCTTGCAGACTAATGAAGGCTGTCTGCCTCGTTGGGCATATATGGGCAGACACCGCTCCCACTACAAGCCCATCATAGACCTCCTTTTTGGGGTTCACCTGGACAGCACCCAACCCAGACTGCTCTCTCTGGGAATGGATCGCTGCCTG GTGGAGTACGACCTGGAAAAGAGTGACTTGAATAAGCTTATCATCCTGAGCTCAGAGCGCATTGAGCAAAGCGCTGTGCCATCGGGCATGACGTGGTATCCTCCCCTCACTGCAGAGCAGTTTCTCCTGGTTGTCTCAGACCAATACAAGATGAAGCTTTTCAACAGCACTACCAAGATGTGCAG AAAGACTCTCCTTGGCCCAACATATGGCTCTCCCATTAAGACAACAGTGGTCCTTCCCATGTCTAAAGAAGCTGAGACAAACTCGTATTACCTGGCATACATCACAGAGGACAAG GTGGGTCTCCAGATTTTGCCTCTGGATGGGAACCCCTACAATTCCAGTGCTGTGATCTGCCATCCGACAGGGGTGTCCACATTTGCCTGCTCCTACGACGGCCTGTTTGTTTTCACTGCAGGGAGATCTGACTGCACTGTCCTGTCGTGGGAAATAAGCTTAAA TGTATTGGAGGCAGCAGCTGCCTTGGGAGGAAAGGACGTGACGCCCTTTTACGCTCTTTTAGAGGGAGGCAGAGATGGCAAGTTCTACAGG GAGATGGAGGActttttctatttctgccaaATTCGTGATCAAGGTGCTGACTCAATGGAGATCCGAAAATTGTCGACCAAAATCCCCCTGTCAGAGGTTCCCTCGCTCATGAGAGCTTTGGCCTACTTCCCTACTGAGCAAGAG ATAGAACATATGCATAATGAGGTCAAATTCAGCAAGTACGCAGAAACAGGAAAATATGTGACTGACATTGACCTGGAGGAGTTTATCAAGCTGTATGTGAACCACCGGCCAGCATTCTCTAGCAATGAGCTTGTTCAAGCTTTTCACATCCTTGGTGACCGTGATAATACGGGACAGCCTGTTCTGCAGAGACATGAACTGCTAGAACTTCTACAGGCTCGAG GAGAACACATGACAGAGGAAGAGGTGGCAGAGTGTTTCACAACACTTTTGGGCCtcaatgaagaggaggaagaagacacaggaggagtgggGGAACGTTCTGAGCATGACATTTATAAATCTGACa gtgGAGAATCAGAATATTCACTGGCGTGTGTGATCCCAGATGAGATATCCATGGAGACGTTTACAGGTCACATCCTCGGCTTCCCGTCcccagcagagcagagcggcAGGTCTTCCCCCCCAGAGTGA
- the mlxip gene encoding MLX-interacting protein isoform X1 yields the protein MSLLQAYRVPPPCVKQEQEEDSDAEETHLLLGFRRTEDGLETQIIHSGHFMVSSPHSEHPPKKGYDFDTVNKQTCQTYHFGKASMSHLSIDASLTKLFECMTLAYSGKLVSPKWKNFKGLKLLWRDKIRLNNAIWRAWYMQYVERRENPVCHFATPLDGNMDMDVHRPAEGSGSDGKCWKRRIEIVIREYHKWRTYFKKRLQKHKDDDLSSLLKGPEEQLSLFGEVSPDMLRVSFYQDEETAARRHSRRNNETPLPMEMDPLFDMDVLMSEFSDTLFSTLASHQPIAWPNPREIAHAGNADMIQPGLIPLQPNLDFMDSFDPLQDLFHSLRQPVFPSVSPTAPSVTPLPSSSSKSQAQLMSSLLTSNHISPPGPLPIPSPMGQTSQTSQTSRTVGGDAAYGQNYMRLFPGQVAPSDQAVVSSVSLSHDPLVQCLPVQDMASAATMGPSPLDNTSALDETVAPTVIVHTASSAVTPSDTAPTFSHASDYSSISSQPPPSQLKPVAPLPAAPVQHPQTFALPRPFQSSSANKTRPVQRIAPANTLPQSHLILTAPFPGHANAVIVTPAPLKADVVRNTGVVITPSQLGGAPGFRVVSQTQKSPQPIVPKEKSSSRKNQKASSSVGPSQPVSGQGSPLGLDQVPSPQSLISSSSTPLVKSEQNQSRRTTHISAEQKRRSNINIGFKTLCNLVPTLKAQSNISNAVTLQKTVDHIGKLQQERQQMQEEVKRLREEIEELNVSINSCHEQLPATGVPVRRNRFDHMQDRFNEYVKNRTLQNWKFWIFSIIIKPLFESFNAMVSTTSRAELCQTTLQWLDRHCSLPMLRPMVLSTLRQLSTTTSILSDPSLLPEEAILAVTQTDV from the exons ATGTCTCTGCTGCAGGCATACCGTGTTCCTCCTCCGTGTGTgaagcaggagcaggaggaggactcGGACGCGGAGGAGACTCATCTGCTGCTGGGTTTtaggaggacagaggacgggCTGGAGACTCAGATCATCCACAGTGGACACTTCATGGTGTCCTCTCCGCACAGCGAGCACCCTCCCAAGAAGGGCTACGACTTCGACACTGTCAACAAGCAGACCTGTCAGACCTACCACTTTGGCAAGGCGAGCATGTCTCACCTCTCCATAGACGCCTCTCTGACCAAGCTGTTTGAGTGCATGACTCTGGCGTACag TGGTAAGTTGGTATCTCCCAAATGGAAGAACTTCAAAGGTCTAAAACTGCTTTGGAGAGACAAGATCCGCCTCAACAACGCCATATGGAGAGCCTGGTATATGCAGT ATGTGGAGAGAAGGGAGAATCCTGTTTGTCACTTTGCAACTCCGCTGGATGGAAATATGGACATGGACGTCCATCGTCCTGCAGAG GGCAGTGGATCAGACGGGAAATGCTGGAAAAGACGAATTGAAATCGTCATAAGAGAATACCACAAGTGGAGAACATACTTTAAAAAAAGG TTACAGAAGCACAAAGATGATGACCTCTCAAGCTTGCTTAAG GGACCAGAGGAGCAGCTATCGCTGTTTGGGGAAGTCTCTCCAGACATGCTCCGTGTCTCCTTTTATCAGGATGAAGAGACCGCTGCACGCCGTCACTCTCGCAGGAATAATGAAACTCCTCTCCCCATGGAGATGGACCCCCTCTTTGACATGGACGTTCTGATGTCTGAGTTTTCAGACACGTTGTTCTCTACGTTGGCCTCGCACCAGCCCATAGCCTGGCCTAATCCACGGGAGATTG CTCATGCAGGGAACGCAGACATGATCCAACCAGGACTCATCCCTCTACAACCCAACCTAGACTTCATGGACTCCTTTGATCCACTGCAAG ACTTATTTCACAGCCTCCGTCAGCCCGTCTTCCCCTCTGTTTCACCCACTGCACCATCTGTCACCCCTCTACCCAGCAGCAGCTCTAAGTCACAG GCCCAGTTAATGTCCTCCCTGCTCACCAGCAACCACATCTCCCCTCCTGGTCCCCTGCCCATCCCCTCTCCCATGGGTCAAACCAGTCAAACCAGTCAAACCAGTCGAACAGTTGGCGGTGATGCTGCCTATGGACAAAACTACATGCGTCTGTTTCCTGGGCAGGTGGCGCCCAGTGATCAAGCAGTAGTCTCCTCAGTCTCATTATCCCATGATCCTCTGGTACAGTGCCTTCCAGTTCAGGACATGGCCTCAGCAGCAACCATGGGTCCATCTCCCTTGGACAACACCTCAGCACTGGATGAGACCGTAGCACCAACTGTGATCGTACACACGgcctcctctgctgtcacaCCCAGCGATACAGCCCCCACCTTCAGCCACGCCTCAGACTATAGCTCCATATCCTCACAACCTCCTCCTTCCCAGCTCAAGCCCGTAGCTCCATTACCTGCCGCTCCTGTCCAGCACCCTCAGACTTTTGCCCTGCCTCGCCCCTTTCAGTCATCCAGTGCCAACAAAACCCGCCCTGTGCAAAGGATCGCTCCTGCTAACACCCTCCCCCAGTCCCACCTCATCCTCACAG CCCCGTTCCCAGGTCACGCCAATGCTGTCATTGTTACACCAGCACCTCTGAAAGCAGATGTGGTCCGTAACACTGGAGTGGTCATCACTCCTTCTCAACTTGGAGGG GCTCCTGGATTTCGTGTTGTGTCTCAGACACAGAAGTCTCCCCAGCCGATTGTCCCCAAAGAAAAGTCTTCCAGCCGCAAAAATCAGAAAGCCTCTTCTAGTGTCG GTCCCAGTCAGCCAGTATCAGGTCAAGGATCACCACTTGGACTGGATCAAGTTCCTAGTCCTCAGTCActgatcagcagcagcagtacacCTCTGGTAAAGAGTGAACAAAatcag AGCCGGAGGACAACACACATATCTGCTGAGCAAAAGAGACGATCAAACATAAACATTGGCTTTAAAACACTCTGCAACCTGGTTCCAACTCTAAAGGCACAATCTAAT ATCAGTAATGCAGTCACATTGCAGAAGACAGTGGATCACATTGGGAAGCTCCAACAGGAGAGGCAGCAGATGCAGGAAGAGGTCAAGAGACTACGGGAGGAGATAGAGGAGCTCAACGTCTCCATTAA CTCGTGTCACGAACAGCTGCCTGCGACAGGGGTACCCGTCAGGCGGAATCGCTTCGACCACATGCAAGACAGGTTCAATGAATACGTAAAGAACCGCACTCTTCAGAACTGGAAGTTCTGGATC TTCAGCATCATTATCAAGCCTCTCTTTGAGTCGTTCAACGCGATGGTGTCAACTACAAGCAGGGCAGAGCTGTGTCAGACCACACTGCAATGGCTCGATCGTCACTGCTCCCTTCCAATGCTCAGACCCA TGGTGCTGAGTACTCTTCGCCAGCTGAGTACAACCACGTCCATACTTAGTGATCCATCCCTGCTGCCTGAAGAAGCCATACTGGCCGTCACACAAACCGATGTGTAG